The Sphingopyxis fribergensis genome contains a region encoding:
- a CDS encoding NADP-dependent malic enzyme, with product MDSGSKVQFSDREALLYHEYGRPGKIEIVASKPMATQRDLSLAYSPGVAVPVLAIAEDPAKAYDYTIKGNLVAVISNGTAILGLGNLGALASKPVMEGKAVLFKRFADVDSIDLEVDTEDPQRFIEAVELLAPSFGGINLEDIAAPNCFIIEAALKERMNIPVFHDDQHGTAIITAAGLINACYLTGRDLATVKVVVNGAGAAAIACTALIKAMGVAHENVIMCDRKGTIYQGRTDGMDQWKSAHAVPTEARDLTEALVGADVFLGLSAAGALKPEMVKHMAPAPIIFAMANPDPEISPPDARAARPDAIIATGRSDYPNQVNNVLCFPFIFRGALDVHATAINEEMKIAAAYAIADLARQQVPEEVAAAYGGRASSFGPEYIIPSPFDPRLMEIVPAAVAKAAMDTGVAQKPIADLDEYRTRLRARLNPTTSVLTLAYEAARNNPKRVVFAEGEEETVLRAAIQFRDGGYGTPVLVGREGLHDKLRAMGVADPESYEVHNSVNSPHVPQMVEMLYERLQRRGYLRRDVERMVNRDRNIFGSLLLKMGLGDAMITGTTRTYSQSMREIRRVIDHAEGKTPFGIHVLVDQHHTIFMADTTVNERPTAEMLADIAERTAQVARRMGHEPRVAFLSYSTFGNPEGSWLDNIREAVAILDQRQPAFEYEGEMAPDVALNAKVMKNYPFCRLSGPANVLIMPGLQSANLSAKLLRELGGGAVIGPMLVGMENPVQVATMASTASDLVTLAVLAAGGIAQ from the coding sequence ATGGACAGCGGCAGCAAGGTGCAATTTTCGGATCGCGAGGCCCTGCTTTACCACGAATATGGCCGACCAGGGAAAATCGAGATCGTCGCGTCGAAGCCGATGGCGACGCAGCGCGACCTGTCCCTCGCCTATTCACCCGGCGTCGCCGTGCCGGTGCTCGCAATCGCCGAGGATCCGGCCAAGGCCTATGATTATACGATCAAGGGCAATCTGGTCGCGGTGATCTCGAACGGCACCGCGATTCTCGGCCTTGGCAATCTCGGCGCGCTCGCCTCGAAGCCGGTGATGGAAGGCAAGGCGGTGCTGTTCAAGCGTTTCGCCGACGTCGATTCGATCGACCTTGAGGTCGACACCGAAGATCCCCAGCGTTTCATCGAAGCGGTCGAACTGCTGGCGCCGAGCTTTGGCGGCATCAACCTGGAAGATATTGCGGCGCCCAATTGCTTCATCATCGAAGCGGCGCTGAAGGAACGCATGAACATTCCGGTGTTCCATGACGATCAGCACGGCACCGCGATCATCACCGCCGCGGGTCTGATCAACGCCTGTTACCTGACGGGCCGCGACCTGGCGACGGTGAAGGTCGTCGTCAACGGCGCCGGCGCCGCGGCGATCGCATGCACCGCGCTGATCAAGGCGATGGGCGTCGCCCATGAAAATGTCATTATGTGCGACCGCAAGGGCACGATCTATCAGGGCCGCACCGACGGCATGGACCAGTGGAAGTCGGCGCATGCGGTGCCGACCGAAGCCCGCGACCTGACCGAGGCGCTCGTCGGCGCCGACGTGTTCCTCGGCCTGTCGGCCGCGGGCGCGCTGAAGCCCGAGATGGTGAAGCATATGGCGCCCGCGCCGATCATCTTCGCTATGGCGAATCCCGATCCCGAAATCTCGCCGCCCGACGCCCGCGCGGCGCGCCCCGACGCGATCATCGCGACCGGCCGCTCGGACTATCCGAACCAGGTCAACAACGTGCTCTGCTTCCCCTTCATCTTTCGCGGCGCGCTCGACGTTCATGCGACCGCGATCAACGAAGAGATGAAGATCGCGGCGGCTTATGCGATCGCCGACCTCGCGCGCCAGCAGGTGCCCGAGGAAGTCGCCGCGGCCTACGGCGGCCGCGCGTCGAGCTTCGGTCCCGAATATATCATCCCCTCGCCCTTCGACCCGCGCCTGATGGAAATCGTGCCGGCAGCGGTCGCCAAGGCGGCCATGGACACGGGCGTTGCGCAAAAGCCGATCGCGGATCTCGACGAGTATCGCACCCGGCTCCGCGCCCGGCTCAACCCGACGACTTCGGTCCTCACGCTCGCCTATGAAGCCGCGCGCAACAATCCGAAGCGCGTCGTCTTTGCCGAGGGCGAGGAAGAAACCGTGCTGCGCGCCGCGATCCAGTTCCGCGACGGCGGTTATGGCACCCCGGTGCTCGTCGGGCGCGAGGGGCTGCACGACAAGCTCCGCGCGATGGGCGTCGCCGATCCCGAAAGCTATGAGGTGCACAACAGCGTCAATTCGCCGCATGTGCCGCAGATGGTCGAGATGCTTTACGAACGGCTGCAGCGCCGCGGGTATCTGCGCCGCGATGTAGAACGCATGGTCAACCGCGATCGCAATATCTTCGGCTCGCTGCTGCTCAAGATGGGGCTCGGTGATGCGATGATCACCGGGACGACGCGTACCTATTCGCAGTCGATGCGCGAAATCCGCCGCGTGATCGACCATGCCGAGGGCAAGACCCCGTTCGGTATTCACGTCCTCGTCGACCAGCATCACACGATCTTCATGGCCGACACGACGGTCAACGAGCGCCCGACCGCCGAGATGCTCGCCGATATCGCCGAACGCACCGCACAGGTCGCGCGGCGCATGGGCCACGAACCGCGCGTCGCTTTCCTGTCCTATTCGACCTTCGGCAACCCCGAGGGAAGCTGGCTCGATAATATCCGCGAGGCGGTGGCAATCCTCGACCAGCGCCAGCCCGCGTTCGAATATGAAGGCGAAATGGCGCCCGATGTCGCGCTGAATGCCAAGGTGATGAAAAACTACCCCTTCTGCCGCCTGTCGGGGCCCGCGAATGTGCTGATCATGCCGGGTCTGCAGTCGGCGAACCTGTCGGCGAAGCTGCTGCGCGAACTCGGCGGCGGCGCGGTGATCGGCCCGATGCTCGTCGGCATGGAAAATCCGGTGCAGGTCGCGACGATGGCGTCGACCGCGTCGGACCTCGTCACTCTCGCCGTGCTCGCGGCGGGCGGAATCGCACAATAA